One stretch of Cryptosporangium aurantiacum DNA includes these proteins:
- a CDS encoding response regulator, with protein MRIMIADDEAAIRESLERVLQVEGYDTTTVANGLAVLDGIGGAGGDMLDLLILDVRMPRLGGLETCRRLRAAGRDLPVLMLTARDQVSDRVAGLDAGADDYLPKPFATEELLARVRALLRRRTPADEEPQILSFADVRLDPDRFEASRGGRPLHLTRTEFSLLQILMRNATRVLTRDALFEAIWGFDMSATANNLQVYVSYLRRKMEAEGEPRLIYTLRGLGYTLRETPP; from the coding sequence GTGCGGATCATGATCGCGGATGACGAGGCGGCCATCCGTGAGTCGCTGGAGCGGGTGCTCCAGGTCGAGGGTTACGACACCACCACCGTCGCCAACGGTCTCGCCGTGCTCGACGGGATCGGCGGGGCCGGTGGTGACATGCTGGATCTGCTGATCCTCGACGTGAGGATGCCCCGCCTCGGCGGGTTGGAGACCTGTCGGCGGTTGCGGGCTGCGGGCCGGGATCTGCCGGTGCTGATGCTGACCGCTCGTGACCAGGTCTCGGACCGGGTCGCGGGGCTGGACGCGGGCGCTGACGACTACCTGCCCAAGCCGTTCGCCACCGAGGAGTTGCTGGCCCGGGTGCGGGCCCTGCTGCGCCGGCGCACGCCGGCCGACGAGGAGCCGCAGATCCTGTCCTTCGCCGACGTCCGGCTCGATCCCGACCGGTTCGAGGCGTCGCGGGGCGGGCGGCCGCTGCACCTGACCCGGACCGAGTTCTCCCTCCTTCAGATCCTCATGCGCAACGCGACCAGGGTCTTGACCCGCGACGCGCTGTTCGAGGCGATCTGGGGCTTCGACATGAGCGCCACCGCCAACAACCTTCAGGTGTACGTGAGCTACCTGCGCCGCAAGATGGAGGCCGAGGGCGAGCCGCGATTGATCTACACGCTGCGCGGCCTGGGATACACGTTGCGGGAGACTCCTCCGTGA
- a CDS encoding C-glycoside deglycosidase beta subunit domain-containing protein produces the protein MLERNVIQGRGVRNVVENGEVTGFEFRLRNPNYRGTAASLLDGVDVVVDGEKWDGEVPVWTVRGRTYTLDQLRATTDVRWALDETVTITVPKPGGLAVGVHHVEVVVYLRRPYFPPAVSRSAFPASARTVIVPPAPDGGLRYAVSTYSYSGDLNTSMTFEDALADVADLGATGIEILGEGNVPGYPDPDPAWIDRWHGLLQTYGLTATNYGSWVDTAMWRDRDLTAEEGAAHLARDLRLAHRLAFTSVRPKFGVTSFDLDPHPIWTGVVERCLDLAAELDVVICPEIHSPTPIRHPVTQGYLDFIEKTGSEHFKLLIDTGIFQTAPVDDGHEGVQAEKGKKRPAFLEPLAVPMADLAEILPHVHFIQAKFFEIDDDLVDLHVPWREILRTLLDAGWSGWLSSEYEGRRDPYRGRDQVRRQHALLRSLQTELEAGR, from the coding sequence GTGCTGGAGAGAAACGTCATCCAGGGCCGGGGCGTTCGCAACGTCGTCGAAAATGGCGAGGTCACCGGCTTCGAGTTCCGGCTCCGTAACCCCAACTACCGAGGGACGGCAGCCAGCCTGCTCGACGGTGTGGACGTCGTCGTCGACGGCGAGAAGTGGGACGGGGAGGTCCCGGTCTGGACCGTGCGGGGCCGCACCTACACGCTCGACCAGTTGCGCGCGACCACCGACGTCCGCTGGGCGCTGGACGAGACCGTCACGATCACCGTGCCGAAGCCGGGCGGGCTCGCGGTCGGGGTCCACCACGTCGAGGTGGTCGTCTACCTGCGCCGCCCGTACTTCCCGCCTGCGGTGTCGCGGTCGGCGTTCCCGGCTTCCGCCCGGACCGTGATCGTGCCACCGGCCCCGGACGGCGGCCTCCGCTACGCCGTCTCGACCTACAGCTATTCCGGTGACCTCAACACGTCGATGACGTTCGAAGACGCCCTCGCGGACGTCGCTGACCTCGGCGCCACCGGCATCGAGATTCTCGGCGAGGGCAACGTCCCCGGCTACCCCGACCCGGATCCGGCCTGGATCGACCGCTGGCACGGGCTGCTGCAGACCTACGGGCTCACGGCCACGAACTACGGGTCCTGGGTGGACACCGCGATGTGGCGCGATCGGGACCTGACCGCGGAGGAGGGTGCGGCCCACCTCGCACGGGATCTGCGGCTGGCGCACCGCCTGGCCTTCACCTCGGTGCGGCCGAAGTTCGGCGTCACGTCCTTCGACCTCGACCCGCACCCGATCTGGACCGGCGTGGTCGAACGGTGCCTGGACCTCGCCGCCGAGCTCGACGTCGTCATCTGCCCGGAGATCCACAGCCCGACACCGATCCGCCACCCGGTCACCCAGGGTTATCTCGACTTCATCGAGAAGACCGGCAGCGAGCACTTCAAATTGCTGATCGACACCGGCATCTTCCAGACCGCACCCGTGGACGACGGCCACGAGGGCGTCCAAGCGGAGAAGGGCAAGAAGCGGCCCGCGTTCCTCGAGCCGCTCGCCGTTCCGATGGCCGACCTCGCGGAGATCCTGCCGCACGTCCACTTCATCCAGGCGAAGTTCTTCGAGATCGACGACGATCTGGTCGATCTGCACGTGCCGTGGCGGGAGATCCTCCGCACGCTGCTCGACGCCGGATGGAGCGGCTGGCTCTCCAGCGAGTACGAGGGCCGCCGCGACCCCTACCGCGGACGCGACCAGGTGCGGCGGCAGCACGCGCTGCTGCGATCCCTGCAGACCGAGCTCGAGGCGGGGCGGTGA
- a CDS encoding GMC oxidoreductase, with protein sequence MSRTFPRQVDVAIVGTGPCGAAYARILSEQAPGATIAAFDVGPLLADPPGVHVKNIVDPDARARAQRASEGPRPAADDTPVDTLDGYADAAPRLVRPGTFLLPDGYRQPGEDGLPGAAMSSNVGGMGAHWTGACPRPGGSERIPFVNDLDELLTEAERLLHVDAHAFDDAPFSGEVRKRLGAALDPGRPDDRRVGPMPLAVVTHSDRRVTWSGADVVFGDVTRANPNFELFPETLVARALVADGRVQGVVIRDQRDGTEHEVRAHHVVVAADALRTPQLLWASGIRPAALGRYLNDQPQTVFAVRLRDVASGAAPTGGDEPAIVPQSGVSWVPFTDAEPFHGQVMQLDASPVPLADADEPAPGTIVGLGWFCAKDVQESDRVAFDDVEVDAYGLPAMRIHYRLTETDHASIAAARDAVRRAADALGDPLDAEPLTFPPGASLHYQGTVRMGETDDGTSVCGPNSEVWNVAGLYVAGNGVIPTATACNPTLTSVALAVAGARTIAGALAAERN encoded by the coding sequence ATGAGCAGGACATTCCCCCGGCAGGTCGACGTCGCGATCGTCGGTACCGGACCGTGCGGTGCCGCCTACGCCCGCATCCTGAGCGAACAGGCACCCGGAGCGACGATCGCCGCGTTCGACGTCGGTCCGCTGCTCGCCGACCCGCCCGGCGTCCACGTGAAGAACATCGTCGACCCGGACGCCCGGGCCCGCGCGCAGCGCGCGTCGGAAGGGCCGCGACCGGCGGCCGACGACACGCCGGTCGACACCCTCGACGGGTATGCCGACGCCGCACCGCGGCTCGTCCGGCCGGGCACGTTCCTCCTACCCGACGGGTACCGCCAGCCCGGAGAGGACGGGCTGCCCGGCGCCGCCATGTCCAGCAACGTCGGTGGCATGGGCGCGCACTGGACCGGCGCCTGCCCACGCCCGGGCGGGAGCGAACGCATCCCGTTCGTGAACGACCTCGACGAACTGCTCACCGAGGCCGAGCGGCTGCTGCACGTCGACGCGCACGCGTTCGACGACGCGCCGTTCAGTGGTGAGGTCCGCAAGCGACTCGGCGCGGCGCTCGACCCCGGCCGGCCCGACGACCGCCGGGTCGGGCCGATGCCCCTCGCCGTCGTCACGCACTCCGACAGACGGGTGACCTGGTCGGGCGCGGACGTCGTCTTCGGCGACGTGACCCGTGCGAATCCGAACTTCGAGTTGTTCCCGGAGACGCTGGTGGCCCGGGCCCTGGTGGCGGACGGCCGGGTTCAGGGAGTGGTCATCCGCGATCAGCGAGACGGCACGGAGCACGAGGTGCGCGCGCACCACGTGGTCGTTGCCGCCGACGCGCTACGGACACCGCAGCTGCTCTGGGCCTCCGGCATTCGCCCCGCCGCGCTCGGTCGTTACCTCAACGACCAGCCGCAGACCGTCTTCGCGGTGCGCCTGCGGGACGTGGCGTCCGGTGCTGCGCCGACCGGCGGCGACGAGCCGGCGATCGTGCCGCAGAGCGGCGTCAGCTGGGTGCCGTTCACGGATGCCGAGCCGTTCCACGGCCAGGTCATGCAGCTCGACGCCTCGCCCGTGCCGCTCGCTGACGCCGACGAGCCGGCGCCGGGCACGATCGTCGGCCTCGGATGGTTCTGCGCCAAGGACGTCCAGGAATCCGATCGCGTCGCGTTCGACGACGTCGAGGTGGACGCCTACGGCCTGCCCGCGATGCGGATCCACTACCGGCTCACCGAGACCGACCACGCGTCGATCGCCGCCGCGCGGGACGCCGTCCGCCGCGCCGCGGACGCCCTCGGTGACCCGCTGGACGCCGAACCGCTGACGTTTCCCCCTGGTGCGTCCCTGCACTACCAGGGCACGGTCCGGATGGGGGAGACCGACGACGGAACATCGGTCTGCGGACCCAACAGCGAGGTGTGGAATGTGGCCGGGCTGTACGTGGCAGGCAACGGCGTCATCCCCACCGCCACCGCCTGCAACCCCACGCTCACCTCCGTCGCGCTCGCCGTCGCCGGCGCCCGGACGATCGCCGGCGCTCTCGCCGCGGAAAGGAACTGA
- a CDS encoding ABC transporter ATP-binding protein translates to MTPLLEFDHVTLGYSSSPVVRDLSLAVEAGEVVALLGPNGAGKTTTLRAASGLLTPMAGTIRFDGADLAGRNPVQVARAGLVQMTDARSVFRGLTVEEHFRLRHRRQTLDRDLAYDYFPALRKLAKRRAGLLSGGEQQMLGLGRALARRPRVLMVDELSLGLAPVIVQRLLPILRRFADDADAGVLLIEQHVQMALSIADRGSVLVHGDLVVEGPAEQLLRDRHLLTASYLGSNENLDHEQAQST, encoded by the coding sequence ATGACGCCCTTGCTGGAGTTCGACCACGTCACGCTCGGATACAGCTCGTCGCCGGTGGTACGCGACCTGTCGCTGGCCGTCGAGGCGGGGGAGGTCGTCGCGCTGCTCGGCCCCAACGGCGCCGGCAAGACGACCACCCTGCGCGCGGCCTCCGGGCTGCTGACGCCGATGGCCGGCACGATCCGGTTCGACGGCGCCGACCTGGCCGGACGAAACCCGGTGCAGGTGGCCCGCGCCGGGCTCGTCCAGATGACCGACGCGCGGAGTGTGTTCCGCGGCCTCACCGTCGAGGAGCACTTCCGGCTCCGCCACCGGCGGCAGACGCTCGACCGAGACCTCGCCTATGACTACTTCCCCGCGCTCCGGAAGCTCGCCAAACGACGAGCGGGACTGCTCTCCGGTGGCGAGCAGCAGATGCTCGGCCTCGGACGGGCCCTCGCCCGGCGGCCGCGGGTCCTGATGGTCGACGAGCTGAGCCTCGGCTTGGCGCCGGTGATCGTCCAGCGCCTGCTGCCGATCCTGCGGCGCTTCGCCGATGACGCCGACGCCGGTGTGCTGCTGATCGAGCAGCACGTGCAGATGGCGCTCTCGATCGCCGACCGCGGCTCCGTGCTGGTACACGGCGACCTGGTCGTCGAAGGACCCGCCGAGCAGCTGCTCCGGGACCGCCACCTGCTGACCGCGAGCTACCTCGGCTCCAACGAGAACCTCGACCACGAACAGGCACAGAGCACATGA
- a CDS encoding ABC transporter ATP-binding protein has product MNDVLTTTDLTVRYGGNLALDGVSLRIGAGELVGLIGPNGAGKTTFIDALTGFTRSTGRVVLDGTDLTRAKPHQRARRGLGRTWQGAELYDDLTVRDNLDVGAHRPTWSQSFRELLTGRSAPSPAATAAVTLLGLDDVLDTFPEDLSQGQRKTVDVARALAAGSQVLCLDEPAAGLDSDESLELGNRLRSLVDGGTSLLLVDHDMGLVLGVCDRVYVLDLGRLIAEGTPDEIRRSPAVIEAYLGEEVPA; this is encoded by the coding sequence GTGAACGACGTCCTCACCACCACCGACCTGACCGTGCGCTACGGCGGGAACCTGGCCCTGGACGGGGTGTCCTTGCGGATCGGCGCCGGTGAACTGGTCGGCCTGATCGGGCCCAACGGCGCCGGTAAGACCACGTTTATCGACGCGCTGACCGGCTTCACCCGCAGCACCGGCCGGGTCGTGCTCGACGGCACCGACCTGACCCGCGCCAAGCCGCACCAGCGCGCCCGCCGCGGTCTCGGCCGCACCTGGCAGGGCGCGGAGCTCTACGACGACCTCACGGTGCGCGACAACCTCGACGTCGGAGCGCACCGGCCCACCTGGAGCCAATCCTTCCGTGAGCTGCTCACCGGCCGGTCGGCCCCCTCACCGGCCGCGACCGCCGCGGTGACGCTGCTCGGACTCGACGACGTCCTCGACACGTTCCCCGAGGACCTGTCGCAGGGCCAGCGCAAGACCGTGGACGTAGCCCGGGCGCTGGCCGCCGGCTCCCAGGTGCTGTGCCTGGACGAACCCGCGGCCGGCCTGGACTCCGACGAGAGCCTCGAGCTGGGCAACCGGCTGCGGTCGTTGGTGGACGGCGGCACCTCGCTGCTGCTCGTCGACCACGACATGGGTCTGGTGCTCGGCGTCTGCGACCGCGTCTACGTCCTCGACCTCGGCCGTCTCATCGCCGAAGGGACGCCGGACGAGATCCGCCGCTCACCGGCGGTCATCGAGGCCTATCTCGGCGAGGAGGTACCGGCATGA
- a CDS encoding ABC transporter permease: MQQILLFTALGLGTGALISGLALALVATYRGSGTINIATGALAMFGAYVFYGLRAQGYLLFPPVRIAGSEGMVVPLLPAVALTLVVCALAGVALHYLVLRPLRRQAPLATLVATVGVLLIVQAYVLLVFGSQGLPAPDVLPTTPVTMFGGAVPSNRLHLLALVIVLTIVLAAAYRYTRFGLATRAAQESEAEAALSGLNAGRLALANTVISAVIAGGLGIFVAPLTQLDPSTIALAVVPALGAALLARFTSFLIAAVAGLGMGILASLVTVAQTYSWFPTSDGVAWPGVTDLLYFLVIVVALLWRGQSLPDRGTLVEPRLPKAPAPERVLRPTVLAGGVALVALFVLPYDLRQALILSLIGAVACLSLVLLTGLVGQVSLFQFGLAGVAGLILSKLTAHTGLGWPWAPLIGVVGAVVLGLLMALPALRVRGVQLAILTLAGAVVLNSFGFGNSTWGVPASGAPVAQPSVFGFSLGTDSAVRGLDGARPSPLFGAGVLLVLIACAVLVANIRRGSLGKRMLAVRSNERAAAAVGISPARIKLVTFALATVIMALAGILYSYNFGSLDPTRFTVLNTLSLVAFAYLGGITTVRGAVLGGLLITQGLFSYVLNTYLGISVTFQLILAGVLLVVTVITNPDGIALAPPPRWPSRLWRRLRGAQAPAPDLVEVHR, encoded by the coding sequence ATGCAGCAGATCCTGCTGTTCACCGCGCTCGGCCTGGGCACCGGTGCGCTCATCAGCGGGCTCGCCCTGGCCCTGGTCGCGACCTACCGCGGGTCGGGGACGATCAACATCGCCACCGGTGCGCTCGCGATGTTCGGGGCGTACGTGTTCTACGGCCTGCGCGCCCAGGGCTACCTCCTCTTCCCTCCGGTGCGGATCGCCGGATCAGAGGGGATGGTGGTGCCGCTGCTCCCGGCCGTCGCGCTGACGCTCGTGGTCTGCGCTCTGGCCGGGGTGGCGTTGCACTACCTGGTACTCCGGCCGTTGCGCCGGCAAGCGCCGCTGGCGACGCTCGTCGCCACGGTCGGCGTGCTGCTGATCGTCCAGGCGTACGTCCTGCTGGTCTTCGGTTCGCAGGGACTACCCGCGCCGGACGTGCTCCCGACCACCCCCGTGACGATGTTCGGCGGTGCCGTCCCCAGCAACCGGCTCCATTTGCTGGCGCTAGTCATCGTGCTCACGATCGTCCTCGCGGCTGCGTACCGCTACACCCGGTTCGGGCTGGCGACCCGCGCGGCGCAGGAAAGCGAGGCGGAGGCGGCGCTGTCCGGTCTGAACGCCGGGCGGCTCGCGCTGGCCAACACCGTGATCTCGGCCGTCATCGCCGGCGGTCTCGGCATCTTCGTCGCTCCGCTGACGCAGCTGGACCCGAGCACGATCGCGCTCGCGGTCGTCCCAGCGCTCGGCGCCGCACTGCTCGCCCGGTTCACCAGCTTCCTGATCGCTGCGGTGGCGGGCCTCGGGATGGGCATCCTCGCGTCGTTGGTGACCGTCGCGCAGACGTACTCGTGGTTCCCGACCAGTGACGGCGTGGCCTGGCCCGGCGTCACCGACTTGCTCTACTTCCTGGTGATCGTCGTCGCGCTGCTGTGGCGCGGACAGAGCCTGCCCGACCGGGGCACGCTGGTCGAACCGCGGCTCCCGAAGGCACCGGCGCCCGAGCGGGTGCTGCGCCCGACCGTGCTCGCCGGCGGCGTCGCATTGGTGGCGTTGTTCGTCCTTCCCTACGACCTGCGGCAGGCGCTGATCCTGTCGCTGATCGGCGCGGTCGCGTGCCTGTCGCTGGTACTGCTGACCGGCCTGGTCGGCCAGGTCTCACTGTTCCAGTTCGGCCTCGCCGGAGTCGCCGGGCTGATCCTGTCCAAGCTCACCGCACACACCGGCCTGGGCTGGCCGTGGGCACCGCTGATCGGCGTCGTCGGAGCCGTGGTGCTCGGGCTACTGATGGCGCTGCCCGCGCTGCGAGTCCGCGGCGTCCAGCTCGCGATCCTCACGCTCGCCGGGGCCGTGGTGCTCAACAGCTTCGGATTCGGCAACTCCACCTGGGGTGTGCCGGCGTCCGGGGCGCCGGTCGCGCAGCCCTCCGTGTTCGGGTTCTCCCTCGGAACCGACTCGGCGGTGCGTGGGCTGGACGGCGCCCGGCCGAGCCCGCTCTTCGGCGCCGGAGTCCTGCTGGTCCTGATCGCCTGCGCGGTGCTGGTGGCCAACATCCGGCGCGGCAGCCTCGGCAAGCGGATGCTCGCCGTTCGCTCCAATGAGCGAGCGGCCGCCGCGGTCGGTATCTCGCCGGCCCGGATCAAGCTCGTCACGTTCGCACTCGCGACCGTGATCATGGCACTGGCCGGAATTCTCTACAGCTACAACTTCGGCTCGCTGGACCCGACCCGCTTCACCGTGCTGAACACGCTGAGCCTGGTCGCGTTCGCCTACCTCGGCGGCATCACCACGGTCCGCGGCGCCGTGCTCGGGGGCCTGCTCATCACCCAGGGCCTGTTCAGCTACGTCCTCAACACCTACCTGGGCATCTCGGTGACGTTCCAGCTCATCCTCGCCGGTGTCCTGCTCGTCGTCACCGTCATCACCAATCCGGACGGGATCGCGCTCGCACCGCCACCGCGCTGGCCCAGCCGGCTGTGGCGGCGGCTCCGCGGCGCGCAGGCACCGGCGCCCGACCTCGTGGAGGTGCACCGGTGA
- a CDS encoding ABC transporter substrate-binding protein: protein MKRSLMARSLGVTAALALLVSGCGEAATDSTATSATSTPTTIDSAIGTQFSGGKPGKASDSQSPIKVGLINQEGGTISNPEASAAVRAAFEYINAEQGGIGGHPLQVEVCKVTSSEESAQQCAQKFLNDSSIDVVMQGGLNVGTDAVHQTLNGAKPDVIALANPGTDLSAKNAFAVNPSVIAALPGLATYAKSKGYKSIGIVSGSDAGSLSIAQTAQGILNGFGITSKVTTYPSGSTDLTSAYSAALSAKPDAIAPLDTTTAGCTATAKALQSIGSTVPIVASSLCLTDQIKTALGDFPKWAYESTVLSLYAPDETGQLDFYKAVMSKYAGKDAQLGISAPQAFGAAFLLANVLNMVGPDKVTPASVSSALAAYTGGVLLGTPKVAFGSMAERGMPTLSGTADRFYTYSGDGKWASTPWQGLPQ from the coding sequence ATGAAGCGTTCCCTCATGGCGAGATCGCTGGGCGTCACGGCCGCCCTGGCGCTGCTCGTCTCCGGCTGCGGCGAGGCCGCCACCGACTCGACCGCGACCTCCGCGACCTCCACCCCGACGACGATCGACAGTGCCATCGGCACGCAGTTCAGCGGTGGCAAGCCCGGTAAGGCATCGGACTCTCAGTCGCCGATCAAGGTCGGGCTGATCAACCAGGAAGGCGGGACGATCTCCAACCCGGAGGCGTCCGCCGCGGTCCGGGCGGCATTCGAGTACATCAACGCCGAACAGGGCGGCATCGGCGGCCACCCGCTCCAGGTCGAGGTCTGCAAGGTCACCTCGTCGGAGGAGTCAGCGCAGCAGTGCGCGCAGAAGTTCCTCAACGACTCCTCGATCGACGTCGTCATGCAGGGCGGCCTCAACGTCGGCACCGACGCGGTCCACCAGACGCTGAACGGCGCCAAGCCGGACGTCATCGCGCTCGCCAACCCGGGTACCGACCTGAGCGCGAAGAACGCGTTCGCCGTCAACCCCAGCGTCATCGCCGCTCTGCCGGGCCTGGCCACCTACGCCAAGTCCAAGGGCTACAAGTCGATCGGCATCGTCTCGGGCAGCGACGCCGGTAGCCTCTCGATCGCCCAGACCGCGCAGGGAATCCTCAACGGCTTCGGCATCACGTCGAAGGTCACCACGTACCCGAGCGGCAGCACCGACCTGACCAGCGCCTACTCCGCCGCCCTGTCGGCGAAGCCGGACGCGATCGCGCCGCTGGACACCACCACCGCCGGGTGCACCGCCACCGCCAAGGCACTCCAGTCGATCGGCAGCACAGTGCCGATCGTCGCGTCGTCGCTCTGCCTCACCGACCAGATCAAGACCGCGCTCGGCGACTTCCCCAAGTGGGCGTACGAGTCCACCGTCCTGTCGCTGTACGCGCCGGACGAAACCGGACAGCTCGACTTCTACAAGGCCGTGATGAGCAAGTACGCCGGTAAGGACGCGCAGCTGGGTATCAGCGCCCCGCAGGCGTTCGGTGCCGCGTTCCTGCTCGCGAACGTCCTCAACATGGTCGGCCCCGACAAGGTCACCCCAGCCTCGGTGTCGAGCGCGCTCGCGGCCTACACCGGCGGTGTCCTGCTCGGCACGCCGAAGGTCGCCTTCGGCTCGATGGCTGAGCGGGGCATGCCGACGCTGTCCGGCACTGCTGACCGCTTCTACACCTACTCCGGCGATGGCAAGTGGGCGTCCACGCCGTGGCAGGGCCTGCCGCAGTAA
- a CDS encoding Gfo/Idh/MocA family protein, giving the protein MTDRIRAGVIGVGFMGTVHTRAIRQAGGVLSRVVGASPDSSRRAAEKLRPELATETVEELLAADDVDVVHICTPNVTHAPLVRAALAAGKHVVCEKPLAVSAADAQELLDLATAAGVTATVPFVYRFYPTVREARARVAAGSTGPIRLLHGSYLQDWLAAESDDDWRVDPAVGGPSRAFGDIGVHWCDLVEFVTGHRIVRLTARTVTAVPVRGDRPVGTEDAALLLFETDGGAAGTLTVSQVSPGRKNRLWFSIDAGVESLQFDQENPDSLWIGGRDVNRIALRGAEAPYSILPPGHPQGYQDCFDAFVADTYTALTGELPDGLPTFADGVRAARLTEAVLTSARDGGWVDVAR; this is encoded by the coding sequence GTGACCGACCGGATCCGAGCAGGCGTCATCGGCGTCGGCTTCATGGGCACCGTCCACACGCGGGCGATCCGTCAGGCCGGCGGTGTACTGAGCCGCGTCGTCGGCGCCTCGCCTGACTCCTCGCGCCGGGCGGCTGAGAAACTACGTCCCGAGCTGGCCACCGAGACGGTCGAGGAACTGCTGGCCGCCGACGACGTGGACGTCGTCCACATCTGCACGCCGAACGTCACCCACGCGCCGTTGGTGCGGGCGGCGCTCGCGGCCGGCAAGCACGTGGTGTGCGAGAAGCCGCTGGCGGTGAGCGCGGCCGACGCACAGGAGTTGCTCGACCTGGCCACCGCTGCGGGCGTGACCGCGACCGTGCCGTTCGTCTACCGCTTCTACCCGACCGTGCGCGAAGCCCGCGCCCGCGTCGCCGCCGGGTCAACCGGCCCGATCCGCCTGCTGCACGGCTCGTACCTGCAGGACTGGCTGGCCGCCGAGAGCGACGACGATTGGCGGGTCGACCCGGCGGTAGGTGGACCGTCCCGGGCATTCGGCGATATCGGCGTGCACTGGTGCGACCTGGTCGAGTTCGTCACCGGGCACCGCATCGTCCGGTTGACCGCCCGCACCGTGACCGCGGTCCCGGTGCGCGGCGACCGCCCGGTAGGCACCGAGGACGCCGCGCTTCTGCTGTTCGAGACCGACGGCGGCGCGGCCGGGACCCTGACCGTCAGCCAGGTCAGTCCGGGCCGCAAGAACCGGCTCTGGTTCTCCATCGACGCCGGTGTCGAGAGCCTCCAGTTCGACCAGGAGAACCCGGACAGCCTCTGGATCGGCGGTCGGGACGTCAACCGGATCGCACTCCGAGGCGCCGAGGCGCCCTACTCGATCCTGCCGCCCGGCCACCCGCAGGGCTACCAGGACTGCTTCGACGCGTTCGTGGCGGACACCTACACCGCGCTCACGGGCGAACTGCCCGACGGATTGCCGACCTTCGCCGACGGAGTTCGCGCCGCCCGGCTGACCGAAGCCGTACTGACCTCCGCTCGCGACGGCGGCTGGGTCGACGTCGCCCGATAA
- a CDS encoding ROK family transcriptional regulator, with product MSTERIEGLAAVLTAVRNSEGMTQPRLTQHVGLGRSVVAQRVAELESAGLITDDGYGPSTGGRAPRRLRIRAEAGYVVGVDITAQRLVVGVADLAGTLLAQLEEVVDVADGPDAVLTTAERLIDDHLESIGRIARVWAIGIGVPGPVEFRTGQPVAPPIMPGWDRYPVRDRLAQRYGAPAWLDNDVNLLALAELRTNPAASAARNMLYMRADVGVGAGLVVKGELYRGANGSAGDIGHVAIPEGGDAICRCGNTGCLEAVAGGAALAREGRMLADTRQSPALAATLAETGTVRPLDVTLAAEKGDPAARALLQRSAHLLGGMLATLVSFYNPNLLVIGGGIVRARAHVLAAIREAIYRRSLPLATQDLRIEMSSLPDDLGGVTGAVHLALDEVFSPGRLARWLDAGSPAGQPYIATDDMLERPA from the coding sequence GTGTCGACGGAGCGGATCGAGGGCTTGGCAGCCGTGCTCACGGCCGTGCGCAACAGCGAGGGGATGACTCAGCCGCGCCTGACCCAGCACGTGGGCCTCGGTCGCAGCGTCGTCGCCCAGCGCGTCGCCGAGCTGGAGTCCGCCGGGCTGATCACCGATGACGGCTACGGTCCCTCCACCGGCGGCCGTGCCCCTCGCCGGCTGCGGATCCGCGCGGAGGCCGGCTACGTCGTCGGCGTCGATATCACCGCCCAACGGTTGGTGGTCGGGGTCGCCGACCTCGCCGGGACGCTCCTCGCGCAGTTAGAGGAAGTGGTCGACGTCGCCGACGGGCCCGACGCCGTGCTCACCACGGCCGAACGCCTCATCGACGACCACCTCGAGTCGATCGGACGTATCGCCCGTGTCTGGGCGATCGGTATCGGTGTTCCCGGGCCGGTCGAGTTCCGGACCGGTCAGCCCGTCGCACCGCCGATCATGCCGGGCTGGGATCGCTACCCCGTTCGGGACCGGCTCGCTCAGCGCTACGGCGCGCCGGCCTGGCTCGACAACGACGTCAACCTGCTGGCACTCGCCGAGTTGCGCACCAACCCCGCAGCCTCCGCGGCCCGGAACATGCTCTACATGCGGGCCGATGTCGGCGTCGGCGCGGGTCTCGTCGTCAAGGGTGAGCTCTACCGCGGCGCCAACGGATCAGCCGGGGACATCGGACACGTGGCCATCCCCGAGGGTGGCGACGCGATCTGCCGCTGCGGCAACACCGGGTGCCTCGAGGCCGTGGCCGGCGGCGCCGCCCTCGCCCGCGAGGGTCGTATGCTCGCCGACACCCGGCAGAGCCCCGCGCTGGCCGCGACCCTCGCCGAGACCGGAACCGTCCGCCCTCTCGACGTCACGCTCGCCGCCGAGAAGGGCGACCCTGCCGCCCGCGCTCTGCTGCAGCGGTCGGCGCACCTCCTCGGCGGGATGCTCGCGACGCTGGTCAGCTTCTACAACCCGAACCTGCTCGTCATCGGCGGCGGCATCGTCCGTGCCCGAGCACACGTCCTGGCCGCGATCCGCGAGGCCATCTACCGCCGGTCGCTCCCCCTGGCGACCCAGGACCTCCGCATCGAGATGTCGAGCCTGCCCGACGACCTCGGCGGCGTCACCGGCGCCGTCCACCTCGCCCTCGACGAGGTCTTCTCCCCCGGCCGGCTCGCCCGCTGGCTGGACGCCGGCTCACCCGCCGGCCAGCCCTACATCGCAACCGACGACATGCTCGAACGACCAGCCTGA